A region of Myxococcus stipitatus DSM 14675 DNA encodes the following proteins:
- a CDS encoding PaaI family thioesterase: MSEGETEVRTRTVTWADPREGLAAAKTMSGLEYLRAIIQGVVPGAPIARVLGFAPVEVSEGRAVFEVEPAEFHYNPIGTVHGGLAATLLDSALGCAVHTTLPVGAGYTTLELHVNMVRAITGVTGRLTCTGEVIHVGGRVATAQGRLTDASGKLYAHGTTTCMVFRPSGSGGQE; the protein is encoded by the coding sequence ATGAGCGAGGGTGAGACCGAGGTGCGCACCCGCACCGTGACGTGGGCGGACCCCCGTGAGGGGCTGGCCGCCGCGAAGACGATGTCGGGCCTGGAGTACCTGCGGGCCATCATCCAGGGCGTCGTCCCCGGGGCGCCCATCGCCCGGGTGCTGGGCTTTGCTCCGGTGGAGGTGTCGGAAGGGCGGGCGGTGTTCGAGGTGGAGCCCGCGGAGTTCCACTACAACCCCATTGGCACGGTGCATGGAGGACTGGCGGCCACGCTGCTGGACTCGGCGCTCGGGTGCGCGGTGCACACCACGCTTCCGGTGGGTGCGGGCTACACCACGCTGGAGCTGCACGTGAACATGGTGCGCGCCATCACCGGCGTCACCGGACGGCTGACGTGTACGGGCGAGGTGATTCACGTGGGGGGCCGGGTGGCGACGGCGCAGGGCCGGCTGACGGACGCGAGCGGCAAGCTGTACGCGCATGGCACCACCACCTGCATGGTGTTCCGGCCCTCCGGCTCGGGAGGCCAGGAGTAG
- a CDS encoding carboxypeptidase-like regulatory domain-containing protein — protein MGTALLLCTGACGNLENAPLRVGTIQGQLSEFDPAVAMVALVADPEVRTTVDSAGRFKLEDVPSGAAELFIVATSEKAARVAVKVSGGKAVDVARVEARSAGFFEMRVKATHGERVAGVQVSVQDTPFGRLILDGAGRLRVGPLPDGCYALTLAGSGFPTLTTEACVGSGEKKELKLELVPNAGIVNRCGLTGCADGLVCAPGGRCVECVQDAQCGEGMMCKGFRCGAAGPSCSACGTNGSCDKGATCQPFSDGSQVCVKECTETVNEDAQDFAANRCEAGFTCQRGSCLPDPSRFVGCGALERLGDECTDDARCQKLGLAKGVCVEGRCTVPCTEDLECPDVSHCQDTRFGRVCSVLPR, from the coding sequence TTGGGTACCGCCCTCCTCCTCTGCACCGGGGCCTGCGGCAACCTGGAGAACGCCCCCTTGCGCGTGGGCACCATCCAGGGACAGCTCTCGGAGTTCGACCCCGCGGTGGCCATGGTCGCCCTGGTGGCGGACCCCGAGGTGCGCACCACGGTGGACTCCGCCGGTCGCTTCAAGCTGGAGGACGTGCCCAGCGGCGCCGCGGAGCTCTTCATCGTCGCCACCTCGGAGAAGGCCGCGCGCGTGGCGGTGAAGGTCTCCGGCGGCAAGGCCGTGGACGTGGCGCGCGTGGAGGCGCGGAGCGCGGGCTTCTTCGAGATGCGCGTGAAGGCGACGCACGGCGAGCGTGTCGCGGGTGTGCAGGTGTCCGTGCAGGACACGCCCTTCGGCCGGTTGATCCTGGATGGCGCGGGCCGCCTGCGCGTGGGGCCGCTCCCGGATGGGTGCTACGCGCTGACGCTCGCCGGCTCGGGCTTCCCCACCCTGACGACCGAGGCGTGTGTCGGGTCCGGCGAGAAGAAGGAGCTCAAGCTCGAGCTGGTGCCCAACGCGGGAATCGTCAACCGCTGCGGCCTGACGGGCTGCGCGGACGGCCTGGTGTGTGCCCCCGGTGGCCGCTGCGTGGAGTGCGTGCAGGATGCGCAGTGCGGCGAAGGGATGATGTGCAAGGGCTTCCGCTGCGGAGCGGCGGGCCCGAGCTGCAGCGCCTGTGGCACCAACGGGAGCTGCGACAAGGGCGCCACCTGCCAGCCCTTCTCCGATGGGAGCCAGGTCTGCGTGAAGGAATGCACGGAGACGGTGAACGAGGACGCGCAGGACTTCGCCGCGAACCGCTGCGAGGCGGGCTTCACCTGCCAGCGCGGGAGCTGCCTGCCGGACCCGTCGCGCTTCGTGGGCTGTGGCGCGCTGGAGCGACTGGGTGACGAGTGCACGGACGACGCGCGCTGCCAGAAGCTGGGCCTCGCCAAGGGCGTCTGCGTGGAGGGCCGCTGCACCGTGCCCTGCACCGAGGACCTGGAGTGCCCGGACGTGTCCCACTGCCAGGACACCCGCTTCGGGCGGGTGTGCTCCGTGCTCCCCCGCTAA
- a CDS encoding chalcone isomerase family protein yields the protein MKATLSAAALCLLFAMPAFAKEVAGVNYPDTAKVEDKELKLNGVGLRKKVVFKVYTVGLYLENPSKDGAEIVASDQIKRVRMYMLRDLDKKTITDAISDGFKKNAGAKLAELKPKLDTFNAAIPDLKKGDELILTYIPGTGTKVQSTKGGQEIAVEGKDFADSLFSVWLGKDPVDGGLKDGMLGKD from the coding sequence ATGAAAGCCACGCTGTCCGCCGCCGCGCTCTGCTTGCTGTTCGCCATGCCTGCCTTCGCCAAGGAAGTGGCCGGGGTGAACTATCCCGATACGGCCAAGGTGGAGGACAAGGAGCTGAAGCTCAACGGAGTGGGCCTGCGCAAGAAGGTGGTCTTCAAGGTCTACACCGTGGGCCTGTACCTGGAGAACCCGTCCAAGGACGGCGCGGAGATTGTCGCCTCGGACCAGATCAAGCGCGTGCGCATGTACATGCTGCGTGACCTGGACAAGAAGACCATCACCGACGCCATCTCCGACGGCTTCAAGAAGAACGCGGGCGCGAAGCTCGCGGAGCTCAAGCCGAAGCTGGACACGTTCAACGCGGCCATCCCGGACCTGAAGAAGGGCGACGAGCTCATCCTGACCTACATCCCCGGCACGGGCACCAAGGTGCAGAGCACCAAGGGCGGCCAGGAGATCGCGGTCGAGGGCAAGGACTTCGCCGACTCGCTCTTCTCGGTGTGGCTGGGCAAGGACCCGGTGGATGGCGGGCTGAAGGACGGCATGCTCGGCAAGGACTGA
- a CDS encoding DUF692 domain-containing protein, with the protein MAVVVTYARRHGLKSLGVGIGLRRSFYEELPRTGRALDWVEIIPENFLSLGGRSHRALEACRERWPVLPHGVGLDIGGPDALDLDYVTGLAALVKQVDAPFFSDHLCYSRLGGVYLHDLLPLPFSEAVVEHVVPRVREVMARVGRPFLLENPSYYANMPGGTLSEADFLRHVVEEADCGLLLDVNNVYVNARNHGYDARAFVDALPLERVVQIHLAGHTTYPDVIIDTHGDRVCDDVWSLYRYVLERTGPVSTLIEWDQDIPSMAAVLDEADLARQVLREGEGR; encoded by the coding sequence ATGGCCGTGGTGGTGACGTACGCGCGAAGGCACGGACTGAAGTCGCTGGGCGTGGGCATCGGCTTGCGCAGGAGCTTCTACGAGGAGCTGCCCCGGACCGGGCGCGCGCTCGACTGGGTGGAGATCATCCCGGAGAACTTCCTCTCGCTGGGAGGCCGCTCTCACCGCGCGCTGGAGGCGTGCCGCGAGCGCTGGCCCGTGTTGCCGCACGGCGTGGGCTTGGATATCGGCGGGCCGGATGCGCTCGACCTGGACTACGTCACGGGCCTGGCCGCGCTGGTGAAGCAGGTGGATGCGCCGTTCTTCTCGGACCATCTCTGCTACTCGCGACTGGGGGGCGTGTATCTCCATGACCTGCTGCCGCTGCCGTTCAGCGAGGCGGTGGTGGAGCACGTCGTCCCGCGCGTGCGCGAGGTGATGGCCCGCGTGGGGCGCCCCTTCCTGCTGGAGAACCCGAGCTACTACGCGAACATGCCCGGGGGGACGTTGTCCGAAGCGGACTTCCTGCGGCACGTGGTGGAGGAGGCCGACTGCGGCCTGCTGCTCGACGTGAACAATGTCTACGTCAACGCGCGCAACCATGGCTACGACGCGCGCGCCTTCGTGGACGCGCTGCCATTGGAGCGCGTGGTGCAAATCCACCTCGCGGGCCACACGACGTACCCCGACGTCATCATCGACACGCACGGCGACCGCGTCTGCGACGACGTGTGGTCGCTGTATCGATATGTGCTGGAGCGCACCGGCCCGGTGTCCACGCTCATCGAGTGGGACCAGGACATCCCGTCGATGGCGGCGGTGCTGGACGAGGCGGACCTCGCGCGTCAGGTGCTGCGCGAAGGGGAGGGGCGATGA
- a CDS encoding TetR/AcrR family transcriptional regulator gives MRYAPEHKQATRERILSAAETLFRKEGFAGASVERVMRAAGLTVGGFYAHFASKDSLLTESVRAFFQHQHSRWLGGLEELRGAEFLNHFVRRYLNQNIRDNMETGCIMPSVLSDLTRATPESREALAEGVEGLVAALRARVPGAEGVTGRQRALATMALLFGAMTLARATKGLPLSDELLEAARASLLAGGPPPTRKRH, from the coding sequence ATGCGGTACGCACCCGAGCACAAGCAGGCGACGCGCGAGAGAATCCTGTCCGCGGCGGAGACGCTCTTCCGGAAGGAAGGCTTCGCGGGCGCGAGCGTGGAGCGCGTCATGCGCGCCGCGGGACTGACCGTTGGCGGCTTCTATGCGCACTTCGCCTCGAAGGACTCGCTGCTCACCGAGTCCGTGCGCGCGTTCTTCCAGCACCAGCACTCGCGCTGGCTCGGGGGCCTGGAGGAATTGCGCGGCGCGGAGTTCCTGAACCACTTCGTGCGCCGCTACTTGAACCAGAACATCCGCGACAACATGGAGACGGGCTGCATCATGCCGTCGGTGTTGTCGGACCTGACGCGTGCGACGCCCGAGTCCCGTGAGGCGCTCGCCGAGGGCGTGGAGGGACTGGTCGCCGCGCTGCGCGCGCGTGTCCCAGGGGCGGAAGGCGTCACCGGACGACAGCGGGCGCTGGCGACGATGGCGCTCCTCTTCGGTGCGATGACCCTCGCGCGGGCGACGAAGGGCTTGCCCCTCTCGGACGAGCTCCTGGAGGCCGCGCGTGCGTCCCTGCTTGCTGGGGGACCTCCGCCGACGCGCAAGCGCCACTGA
- the fabF gene encoding beta-ketoacyl-ACP synthase II, whose translation MQKRRVVVTGMGLISPCGTGVEKSWTALVRGESGVGPITLFDASQLDCQIAGEVKDFRVEDHIERREARRMDRFSHFAVAAADMAVADAGLKVTPENAERVATIIGSGIGGIGSLEDTFRLVMEKGPDRISPFFVLQMVINMAPGYVSLRHGFKGPSWAPNSACSTSAHAIGEAMRGIQRGEFDVAVAGGAEAPISLLGVGGFGAMRALSLRNDAPHAASRPFDADRDGFVIAEGAGMLVLEALEHAQARGARILAELTGYGASSDAYHITQPAPEHEGAQRSMRAALKDAGLGPGDIGYINAHGTSTDVGDLLEAQGIAQVFGDTTRTVAISSTKSMTGHMNGAAGAAEAVISVLALTRGVLPPTINLQRQDPRITLDCVPNTAREIRVDAVMSNSFGFGGTNVSLIFRRMIS comes from the coding sequence ATGCAGAAGCGGCGCGTCGTGGTGACGGGAATGGGGCTCATCAGCCCCTGCGGCACGGGCGTGGAGAAGAGCTGGACCGCGCTGGTGCGCGGCGAGAGCGGCGTGGGCCCCATCACCCTCTTCGACGCGAGCCAGCTGGACTGCCAGATTGCCGGCGAGGTGAAGGACTTCCGGGTGGAGGACCACATCGAGCGCCGCGAGGCCCGGCGCATGGACCGCTTCTCGCACTTCGCGGTGGCGGCGGCGGACATGGCGGTGGCGGACGCGGGCCTGAAAGTCACCCCCGAGAACGCCGAGCGCGTGGCCACCATCATCGGCTCGGGGATTGGCGGAATCGGGAGCCTGGAGGACACGTTCCGCCTGGTCATGGAGAAGGGCCCGGACCGCATCAGCCCCTTCTTCGTCCTGCAGATGGTCATCAACATGGCGCCCGGCTACGTGAGCCTGCGCCACGGCTTCAAGGGTCCCTCCTGGGCCCCCAACTCCGCGTGCTCCACCAGCGCCCACGCCATCGGCGAGGCGATGCGAGGCATCCAGCGCGGCGAGTTCGACGTGGCGGTGGCGGGCGGCGCGGAGGCGCCCATCTCGCTCCTGGGCGTCGGCGGCTTCGGCGCCATGCGCGCCCTGTCCCTGCGCAACGACGCGCCCCATGCCGCCAGTCGCCCCTTCGACGCGGACCGGGATGGCTTCGTCATCGCCGAGGGCGCCGGGATGCTCGTGCTCGAGGCGCTGGAGCACGCCCAGGCCCGAGGCGCGCGCATCCTCGCGGAGCTCACCGGCTACGGCGCCAGCTCCGACGCGTACCACATCACCCAGCCCGCCCCCGAGCACGAGGGCGCCCAGCGCAGCATGCGCGCCGCGCTCAAGGACGCGGGCCTGGGCCCCGGCGACATCGGCTACATCAACGCGCACGGCACCTCCACCGACGTGGGGGACCTGCTGGAAGCGCAGGGCATCGCCCAGGTCTTCGGGGACACGACGCGCACGGTGGCCATCTCCTCCACCAAGTCCATGACGGGCCACATGAACGGCGCCGCGGGCGCGGCGGAGGCCGTCATCAGCGTGCTCGCCCTCACGCGAGGCGTGCTGCCGCCCACCATCAACCTTCAGCGGCAGGACCCGCGCATCACCCTGGACTGCGTGCCCAACACCGCGCGCGAGATTCGCGTCGACGCGGTGATGAGCAACTCCTTCGGATTCGGCGGCACCAACGTGTCGCTCATCTTCCGCAGGATGATCTCCTGA
- a CDS encoding DNA-binding domain-containing protein, giving the protein MKPALEHFFDSMGAYLANPAPASLEQLYAEHPGWAAPSSRVSLYGDFVRGHVRGALEKLFPLVRSAVGPDAWRLLVEDYTRTRPARHHEVNRLGEGFASFLADTLPTRGLAPFIPALARFEWTDFAVFASQVELPEQVAALTPNPTLVVLEQSFRLCAYVRARGAGAPPEPGEELALVWRHPESLASYYLEATPHALLVLKMAVEGLSAAEVSAATGMPEADILDAVTRLSRDGLVLAPRG; this is encoded by the coding sequence ATGAAGCCCGCGCTCGAGCACTTCTTCGACAGCATGGGCGCATACCTCGCGAACCCCGCGCCCGCGTCGCTGGAGCAGTTGTACGCGGAGCATCCGGGCTGGGCGGCGCCATCCTCTCGCGTGTCGCTCTACGGCGACTTCGTGCGAGGCCATGTGCGAGGCGCGCTCGAGAAGCTCTTCCCGCTGGTGCGGAGCGCCGTGGGTCCGGACGCGTGGAGGCTGTTGGTGGAGGACTACACGCGCACCCGGCCCGCGCGGCATCACGAGGTGAACCGCCTGGGTGAGGGCTTTGCCTCGTTCCTCGCGGACACCCTTCCCACCCGAGGGCTCGCGCCGTTCATCCCCGCGCTGGCGCGCTTCGAGTGGACGGACTTCGCGGTGTTCGCCTCACAGGTGGAGTTGCCCGAGCAGGTGGCGGCGCTGACGCCGAACCCGACGCTGGTGGTGCTGGAGCAGTCCTTCCGGCTCTGCGCCTACGTGCGAGCCCGAGGCGCGGGTGCGCCGCCCGAGCCCGGTGAAGAGCTGGCCCTCGTGTGGCGGCATCCGGAGAGCCTGGCCTCGTACTACCTGGAGGCCACGCCCCACGCGCTGCTCGTGCTGAAGATGGCGGTGGAGGGGCTGTCCGCCGCGGAGGTCTCGGCGGCCACGGGAATGCCCGAAGCCGACATCCTGGACGCGGTGACGCGCCTGTCTCGGGACGGCCTGGTCCTCGCGCCTCGCGGTTAG
- a CDS encoding RNA polymerase sigma factor, which produces MGSTEGLAEWVRRAASGETSAFSELYRRTRPQVARLMAGFAPLDSDEVEDVIQETFVRAFRALPRLKEAAAFEAWLLSIARNRARTRLERKANLRRLEDDIADPEPESVPAIPEALQLERDIDAVRQLIDELPEGEEKRTVQLFYIEGELSAREIAERLGVGKSAVTMRLERFRGRIKRELLRRVLAGRWE; this is translated from the coding sequence GTGGGTTCCACGGAGGGACTGGCGGAGTGGGTGCGGCGCGCGGCGAGTGGGGAGACCTCTGCCTTCAGTGAGCTGTACCGGCGCACGCGCCCTCAGGTGGCGAGGTTGATGGCGGGGTTCGCGCCCCTGGACTCCGATGAGGTGGAGGACGTCATCCAGGAGACCTTCGTCCGGGCGTTCCGCGCCCTGCCGCGCTTGAAGGAAGCGGCGGCCTTCGAGGCCTGGTTGTTATCCATTGCCCGGAACCGGGCGAGGACCCGGCTGGAGCGCAAGGCGAACTTGCGACGCCTGGAGGATGACATCGCGGACCCCGAGCCGGAGAGCGTCCCCGCCATCCCAGAGGCGCTTCAGCTCGAGCGCGACATCGACGCCGTCCGCCAGCTCATCGACGAGCTTCCCGAGGGCGAGGAGAAGAGAACAGTCCAGCTCTTCTATATCGAGGGAGAGCTGTCGGCCCGTGAGATTGCCGAGCGGTTGGGCGTTGGGAAAAGCGCCGTCACGATGAGACTCGAGCGCTTCCGGGGTCGTATCAAGAGAGAGTTGCTGCGGCGAGTGCTCGCAGGTCGGTGGGAGTGA
- a CDS encoding GlsB/YeaQ/YmgE family stress response membrane protein: MGICAWLVLGGIAGWLASIIKGTNAKMGMFANIATGVVGSMIGGWLFSILGGRGVTGLNLYSLAVATVGAVILISIVQAIRK; this comes from the coding sequence ATGGGAATTTGCGCGTGGCTGGTGCTGGGAGGGATTGCGGGCTGGTTGGCGAGCATCATCAAGGGGACGAACGCGAAGATGGGGATGTTCGCCAACATCGCGACCGGTGTCGTCGGCTCGATGATTGGCGGCTGGCTGTTCAGCATCCTGGGCGGCCGGGGCGTGACGGGGCTCAACCTCTACTCGCTGGCCGTGGCCACGGTGGGCGCCGTCATCCTCATCAGCATCGTCCAGGCGATACGCAAGTAG
- the serC gene encoding 3-phosphoserine/phosphohydroxythreonine transaminase yields the protein MRVINFNPGPAGLPLPALERAREELLDFQATGMSVMEHSHRGKDYEAVHDEAISLLTQLVGLPSSHQVLFLTGGASQQFAQVPMNYLTPGTSADYLMTGVWSEKALDEAKYYGTPRVAATTVQPDKHYTRVPRQDELNLDPKAAYVHITTNNTIYGTQWHTFPDVGGVPLVADMSSDFLWKKMDLSRFALTYAGAQKNLGPSGVTLVVAAKDFIARGRKDIPKIFRYSIHAENNSLYNTPPTLAIYLVRNVLAWMKDVGGLAQVEAWNRQKADLLYGALDKHSGFYRAPVERESRSVMNVVFHLPTPELDAAFVADAKQQGMVGLKGHRTAGGIRVSTYNAVTVENVRTLVTFMEHFMKTRG from the coding sequence ATGCGCGTCATCAACTTCAACCCTGGCCCCGCCGGCCTGCCCCTCCCCGCGCTGGAGCGCGCCCGGGAGGAGCTCCTGGACTTCCAAGCCACGGGCATGTCCGTGATGGAGCACAGCCACCGGGGCAAGGACTACGAGGCCGTCCACGACGAGGCCATCTCCCTGCTGACGCAGCTGGTGGGCCTGCCGTCCAGCCACCAGGTGCTGTTCCTCACCGGTGGGGCGTCGCAGCAGTTCGCGCAGGTGCCCATGAACTACCTCACCCCCGGCACGAGCGCGGACTACCTCATGACGGGCGTGTGGAGCGAGAAGGCCCTGGACGAGGCGAAGTACTACGGCACGCCCCGCGTCGCGGCGACGACGGTGCAGCCGGACAAGCACTACACGCGCGTGCCTCGGCAGGACGAGCTGAACCTGGACCCGAAGGCGGCCTACGTCCACATCACCACGAACAACACCATCTACGGCACGCAGTGGCACACGTTCCCGGACGTGGGCGGCGTGCCGCTGGTGGCGGACATGAGCTCCGACTTCCTGTGGAAGAAGATGGACCTGTCGCGCTTCGCCCTCACGTACGCGGGCGCGCAGAAGAACCTGGGGCCTTCCGGGGTGACGCTGGTCGTGGCGGCCAAGGACTTCATCGCGCGCGGGCGCAAGGACATCCCGAAAATCTTCCGCTACTCCATCCACGCGGAGAACAACTCGCTCTACAACACGCCCCCCACGCTGGCCATCTACCTGGTGCGCAACGTGCTCGCGTGGATGAAGGACGTGGGCGGGCTTGCACAGGTCGAGGCCTGGAACCGCCAGAAGGCGGACCTGCTGTACGGCGCGCTCGACAAGCACTCGGGCTTCTACCGGGCGCCGGTGGAGCGCGAGTCCCGCTCCGTGATGAACGTCGTGTTTCACCTGCCCACGCCGGAGCTCGACGCGGCCTTCGTCGCTGACGCAAAGCAGCAAGGAATGGTGGGGTTGAAGGGCCACCGCACGGCGGGGGGAATCCGGGTTTCCACGTACAACGCCGTGACGGTGGAGAATGTGCGCACGCTCGTCACCTTCATGGAACATTTCATGAAGACGCGCGGGTAG
- a CDS encoding caspase family protein → MRTLLPILLAALTACATSSPLGTEKGGLVPLRLDEEALSSAYTPRRMALLVGISEFDDPHWRSLRYPAKDATDLAAAMLDPARGRFDQVRVLTRPEETTRAAILQALRQLRKEAHRPDDVVVVYFSAHGTLARDATGELRRFLVTRDASYRAVAQTALAMDALKAEFDSLPSRRRLLVLASCHSGNGKSLLPKELETELNGIKSGFYARPLEESSRASMVFAACDWGETAREDEGLRNDIYTHFLIEGLGGGADRNADGAVTATEAHDYARRRTFAFTEGRQRPSAEIMEVGADPVVLSGSIARTGRPELFSYNPRLDGFTLKVDGEPRAELPGGAAVVPGKRTVELTKGGAVLVRREVEVDLGERLPLEQLLAEAFPRRSLSLLGGMFTFVDARSRSELLPMAPELALSLRLEDRPLRDFGLMFDVSFSTGRRALMLQPEEEVPFRYTTFSAGVALPYLWRWERLSLFAGPRVAALYLGRSFDVETTARGQSFFTVSPGVVGGVVLRMGERLELMTQAQLMLTYVVVDGEGQAVGFTGAWAGVGYRF, encoded by the coding sequence GTGAGGACTCTCCTTCCCATCCTGCTGGCGGCGCTGACGGCCTGCGCGACTTCTTCGCCCCTGGGGACGGAGAAGGGGGGACTCGTGCCCCTTCGGCTCGACGAGGAGGCGCTGTCCAGCGCGTACACGCCCCGGCGCATGGCGCTGCTGGTGGGCATCTCCGAGTTCGACGACCCTCACTGGCGCAGCCTGCGCTACCCGGCCAAGGACGCCACGGACCTGGCGGCGGCGATGCTGGACCCGGCGCGCGGACGCTTCGACCAGGTGCGTGTCCTCACGCGTCCCGAAGAGACGACCCGCGCGGCCATCCTCCAGGCGCTGAGACAGCTGCGCAAGGAGGCCCACCGGCCGGATGACGTGGTGGTCGTCTACTTCTCCGCGCATGGCACCCTGGCTCGCGATGCCACGGGGGAGCTGCGCCGCTTCCTGGTGACTCGAGATGCGTCCTACCGGGCCGTGGCCCAGACGGCGCTCGCCATGGACGCGCTCAAGGCGGAGTTCGACTCGCTCCCCAGCCGGCGGCGGCTGCTGGTGCTCGCGTCGTGTCACAGCGGCAACGGCAAGTCGCTGCTGCCCAAGGAGCTGGAGACGGAGCTGAACGGCATCAAGTCGGGCTTCTACGCCCGGCCGCTGGAGGAGTCGTCGCGCGCGTCCATGGTGTTCGCCGCCTGTGATTGGGGCGAGACGGCACGCGAGGACGAGGGCCTGCGCAACGACATCTACACGCACTTCCTCATCGAGGGACTGGGCGGTGGCGCGGACCGCAACGCGGACGGCGCCGTCACCGCGACGGAGGCCCACGACTACGCGCGCCGCCGCACCTTCGCCTTCACCGAAGGCCGGCAGCGCCCCTCGGCGGAAATCATGGAAGTGGGCGCGGACCCCGTGGTGCTGTCGGGCAGCATCGCACGCACGGGCCGGCCAGAGCTGTTCTCCTACAACCCTCGGCTGGATGGCTTCACGCTCAAGGTGGATGGAGAGCCTCGCGCGGAGCTGCCCGGCGGCGCGGCGGTGGTGCCCGGCAAGCGCACGGTGGAGCTGACCAAGGGCGGCGCGGTGCTGGTGCGCCGCGAGGTGGAGGTGGACCTGGGCGAGCGACTCCCCCTGGAGCAGCTGCTGGCCGAGGCCTTCCCCCGGCGCTCGTTGTCCCTGCTGGGCGGCATGTTCACCTTCGTCGACGCGCGCAGCCGCTCGGAGCTGCTGCCCATGGCCCCCGAGCTCGCCCTCTCCTTGCGGCTGGAGGACCGGCCGCTGCGCGACTTCGGGCTGATGTTCGATGTGAGTTTCAGTACGGGCAGGCGTGCCCTCATGCTCCAACCCGAGGAGGAGGTGCCTTTCCGCTACACCACCTTCTCCGCGGGGGTGGCCCTGCCCTACCTGTGGCGCTGGGAGCGGCTGTCGCTATTCGCCGGCCCGCGTGTGGCCGCCCTGTACCTGGGGCGGTCCTTTGATGTGGAGACGACCGCCCGTGGCCAGAGCTTCTTCACGGTCAGCCCCGGAGTCGTCGGTGGCGTGGTGCTGCGCATGGGCGAGCGGCTGGAGTTGATGACGCAGGCGCAGCTCATGCTCACGTACGTGGTCGTGGATGGGGAAGGACAGGCCGTGGGTTTCACCGGCGCCTGGGCCGGTGTGGGGTACCGGTTCTGA
- a CDS encoding PA0069 family radical SAM protein, which yields MKARPIDNPPNPWASTEVEYLDEIPPSKLEVWEDHSRQVVSHNDSPDVGFSWSVNPYRGCLHACAYCYARPTHQYLDFGAGTDFETKLVVKPQAAELLRAHFERPSWKGETVVFSGVTDCYQPLEASLRLTRACLEVCAEYRNPVGIITKGVLIERDLDVLQRLSSEARLWVSVSLPFHNAELARAMEPYAASPQRRLLAIRRLAEAGINVAVSVAPIIPGLNDEDIHRVLTAAREAGATRAHYNLVRLPGPVKDVFEERLRAKLPLRADRVLHRIRETRGGELSDSRFKHRMRGEGLYAETIHRLFETTARKVGMRASYITEEAPETFRRPPRKPLASPQLSLF from the coding sequence GTGAAAGCCCGTCCCATCGACAATCCGCCCAACCCCTGGGCGAGCACCGAAGTCGAGTACCTGGACGAAATCCCTCCCTCGAAGCTGGAGGTCTGGGAGGACCACAGCCGGCAGGTCGTCTCCCACAATGACAGCCCCGACGTGGGCTTCAGCTGGAGCGTCAATCCCTATCGCGGCTGTCTCCATGCCTGCGCGTACTGCTATGCGCGCCCCACACACCAGTACCTGGACTTCGGCGCGGGCACCGACTTCGAGACGAAGCTCGTCGTGAAGCCCCAGGCCGCGGAGCTCTTGCGAGCCCACTTCGAGCGCCCCTCGTGGAAGGGGGAGACCGTAGTCTTCAGCGGCGTCACCGACTGCTACCAGCCGCTGGAGGCCTCGCTGCGCCTCACCCGCGCCTGCCTGGAGGTCTGCGCCGAGTACCGCAACCCCGTGGGAATCATCACCAAGGGCGTCCTCATCGAGAGAGACCTCGACGTGCTCCAGCGCCTGTCCAGCGAGGCCCGGCTGTGGGTCAGCGTCAGCCTGCCCTTCCACAACGCGGAGCTGGCGCGTGCGATGGAGCCCTACGCGGCCTCACCCCAGCGGAGGCTGCTCGCGATTCGCCGCCTCGCGGAGGCCGGAATCAACGTGGCGGTCTCCGTGGCGCCCATCATCCCGGGGCTCAACGACGAGGACATCCACCGCGTGCTCACCGCCGCTCGCGAGGCCGGCGCCACCCGCGCGCACTACAACCTGGTCCGCCTTCCCGGCCCGGTGAAGGACGTCTTCGAGGAGCGGCTGCGCGCGAAACTCCCCCTGCGCGCCGACCGCGTCCTGCATCGCATCCGGGAGACACGGGGCGGAGAGCTCAGCGACTCGCGCTTCAAGCACCGCATGCGCGGCGAGGGGCTCTACGCGGAGACCATCCACCGCCTCTTCGAGACGACGGCGCGCAAGGTGGGCATGCGCGCCTCGTACATCACCGAGGAGGCACCGGAGACCTTCCGGCGCCCACCTCGCAAGCCCCTGGCGTCACCGCAGCTCAGCCTCTTCTGA